From the genome of Blautia pseudococcoides, one region includes:
- a CDS encoding helix-turn-helix domain-containing protein, with translation MNNEKIDNYIYLGQRIREKRKTQNITQEYLAEQVDVGTTHISHIETGYTKLSLKTFIKIANALNCSADELLCDYVNVSSKVYKNELCILLENCSEKEIRFVFNIVKSSLDLLHKCNFN, from the coding sequence ATGAACAACGAAAAAATAGATAATTATATATACTTAGGACAACGGATAAGAGAAAAAAGAAAAACTCAAAATATAACACAAGAGTATTTGGCTGAGCAGGTTGATGTAGGAACTACACATATTTCTCATATTGAGACAGGATATACTAAATTAAGTTTAAAAACTTTTATAAAAATAGCCAATGCTTTAAATTGCTCTGCTGATGAATTATTATGTGATTATGTAAATGTTTCTTCAAAAGTTTATAAAAATGAATTATGCATCTTATTAGAAAACTGTAGTGAAAAAGAAATTAGATTCGTTTTTAATATAGTAAAATCCTCCTTAGATCTCTTGCATAAATGTAATTTTAATTAA
- a CDS encoding class I adenylate-forming enzyme family protein, giving the protein MLFDKLCLYAESEKVAIDNYYKKITYKELYSQLCILSNSLSRLKFRPKDVVILCIDSQIDFVILFLSFLLIGCWVMPIIDKDDAEKLIRKYKKRGAKIFDNGLYNSIKDDKNSCKSFSFPDEEKCGIYHLTSGTTAHEKVCVRTLSSLCKEGMTYKKLMKVNSSKSILSVAPIYHSFALGAAFMTAFMSGCTLFLTEEFVPRRVLKVIELNKIQILVLVPIMVKLLLRTNTNKKYTLNSVETALVGAGQVTQELYDQMRNKYGIDLCANYGSTETGGIISRMTSEPVLSVGKPMEGVCIKICNSCGDELEIGNVGELRVKAAYMMKGYAYESNDDFDAEGYFITGDLGYIDDNKNVFIVGRLKKLINVGGKKVNPYEVEEVIRMYPGVQDCIVVKGVKNDKSEYVKAIIVGQGITKHEIYKHCIKKMTMYKCPTQIEFVPFIKRNLLGKSKL; this is encoded by the coding sequence ATGCTGTTTGATAAGTTATGTTTATATGCAGAATCAGAAAAAGTGGCAATAGATAACTATTATAAGAAAATTACATATAAAGAATTGTATAGTCAGCTATGTATACTTAGTAATAGTTTAAGTAGACTCAAATTTAGACCAAAGGATGTTGTAATATTATGTATCGATTCGCAAATAGACTTTGTAATTCTTTTTCTTAGTTTTTTATTAATAGGATGTTGGGTTATGCCAATCATTGACAAGGATGATGCTGAAAAACTTATACGTAAGTATAAAAAAAGAGGGGCTAAAATTTTTGATAATGGTCTATATAATAGTATTAAAGACGACAAAAATAGTTGCAAGAGTTTTTCTTTTCCAGACGAAGAGAAGTGTGGTATTTATCATTTAACTTCTGGAACAACAGCGCATGAAAAAGTATGTGTGAGAACGCTTAGCAGTTTATGTAAGGAAGGAATGACTTATAAGAAATTAATGAAGGTGAATAGCTCTAAAAGCATATTAAGTGTTGCACCTATTTATCATTCATTTGCATTAGGAGCTGCATTTATGACAGCATTTATGAGTGGCTGTACTTTGTTTTTGACAGAAGAGTTTGTTCCTAGAAGAGTTTTGAAAGTTATTGAATTGAATAAAATTCAAATATTAGTTTTAGTTCCAATAATGGTTAAGCTACTATTGAGAACCAATACAAATAAAAAGTATACTTTAAATTCTGTTGAGACTGCTTTAGTTGGAGCAGGACAAGTTACTCAAGAGCTATATGATCAGATGAGAAATAAATACGGGATAGATTTATGTGCAAATTATGGGAGTACGGAAACAGGAGGCATTATATCGAGAATGACTTCAGAACCTGTTCTGTCTGTAGGAAAGCCGATGGAGGGGGTTTGTATTAAAATATGTAATTCATGTGGGGATGAATTAGAAATAGGAAATGTGGGAGAATTGAGGGTTAAGGCAGCTTATATGATGAAGGGATATGCATACGAATCAAATGATGATTTTGATGCCGAAGGATATTTTATAACGGGCGATTTGGGATATATTGATGATAATAAGAATGTATTTATAGTGGGAAGATTAAAGAAATTAATAAATGTAGGGGGGAAAAAGGTCAATCCGTATGAAGTTGAAGAAGTGATACGTATGTATCCAGGTGTACAGGACTGCATCGTTGTAAAAGGGGTAAAAAATGATAAAAGCGAATATGTCAAAGCAATAATCGTAGGGCAGGGAATAACAAAGCATGAAATTTATAAACACTGCATAAAAAAAATGACTATGTACAAGTGCCCAACACAAATTGAATTTGTGCCATTTATAAAAAGAAATTTATTGGGTAAAAGTAAATTATAG
- a CDS encoding ATP-binding protein, producing MKNNTVKKLKSMRLPAFAKAYEKQIDQETEYCSISFRERLMLLVDAEYDSRHNNNIKRLIKNAKFSDSSAFLGNIEYLPDQHLNRDLLESMADNDYIRQWLNDPTFIINHTSSIF from the coding sequence ATGAAAAATAATACGGTGAAAAAGTTAAAGTCTATGAGGCTGCCTGCCTTTGCCAAAGCTTATGAAAAACAGATCGACCAGGAAACTGAATACTGTTCCATATCCTTCCGTGAACGTCTCATGCTATTGGTTGATGCGGAATACGATTCACGACATAATAACAATATCAAAAGATTAATCAAAAACGCGAAGTTCTCTGACTCATCTGCATTTCTTGGAAACATTGAATATCTGCCGGACCAGCATCTAAACCGGGATCTTCTGGAGAGCATGGCGGATAATGACTACATCCGCCAATGGCTGAATGACCCCACCTTTATAATAAATCATACTTCATCAATTTTCTAA
- the metK gene encoding methionine adenosyltransferase: MGKVFITSESVTSGHPDKICDQISDAILDAALKQDPESRVACEVCITTGLVIVMGEITTKANFNISKVVRNTISDIGYNNLAGGFDAQTCGVLISLDEQSKDISKGVDQSLEYKTKVEKANVEKTIGAGDQGMMYGYATNETVEYMPYPVVLAHKLVKRLDDLRKRNVLAYLRPDGKSQVTVEYNNGIASRIEAVVISVQHDSNVSREILERDIRNQVIDFVLPSDMIDSRTKIFINPTGRFVVGGPQGDSGLTGRKIIVDTYGGVAHHGGGAFSGKDPTKVDRSGAYMARYIAKNIVAAGVAQKCEIQLSYAIGVANPLSIAVESFGTGIISDEQIIQIIHKVFSLTPNGIITSLNLKTPIYKQVAAYGHFGRSDLNVAWEKLDKVDEIKQLVKTVC, translated from the coding sequence ATGGGTAAAGTATTTATTACATCAGAATCAGTAACAAGTGGTCATCCGGATAAAATTTGTGATCAAATTTCAGATGCAATTTTAGATGCAGCTTTAAAGCAAGATCCTGAAAGTAGAGTGGCTTGTGAAGTTTGTATTACAACTGGCCTAGTAATTGTTATGGGAGAAATTACTACAAAAGCAAATTTTAATATTTCTAAAGTAGTAAGAAATACAATAAGTGATATTGGGTATAACAATTTAGCTGGAGGTTTTGATGCACAAACATGTGGTGTGCTAATATCATTAGACGAACAATCGAAAGATATATCTAAAGGAGTAGATCAATCGTTAGAGTATAAAACAAAGGTAGAAAAAGCAAATGTAGAAAAAACAATTGGTGCCGGGGATCAGGGAATGATGTATGGATATGCAACTAATGAAACTGTGGAATATATGCCTTATCCTGTAGTTTTGGCGCACAAATTAGTAAAGCGATTGGATGACTTACGTAAAAGAAATGTATTAGCGTACTTGCGGCCAGATGGAAAAAGTCAAGTAACTGTGGAATATAATAATGGAATTGCTTCTAGAATAGAGGCGGTTGTGATTTCAGTACAACATGATAGTAATGTAAGCCGTGAAATATTGGAAAGAGATATTAGAAATCAGGTTATAGATTTTGTTTTACCATCCGATATGATTGATTCTAGAACAAAAATATTTATTAATCCGACAGGACGTTTTGTGGTTGGCGGTCCGCAAGGTGATAGTGGACTGACAGGCCGTAAAATAATCGTGGATACATATGGAGGTGTTGCCCACCATGGCGGAGGAGCTTTTTCAGGAAAGGATCCGACTAAAGTTGACCGTTCAGGGGCTTATATGGCTAGATATATTGCTAAAAATATTGTTGCTGCAGGTGTTGCCCAAAAATGTGAAATACAATTATCCTATGCGATAGGAGTGGCTAACCCACTTTCTATTGCAGTAGAGTCTTTTGGTACCGGTATAATTAGTGATGAACAGATAATACAAATTATTCATAAAGTATTTAGTTTAACTCCTAATGGAATAATTACCTCACTTAATTTAAAAACACCAATTTATAAGCAAGTGGCTGCATATGGGCATTTTGGAAGAAGTGATTTAAATGTTGCATGGGAGAAATTGGATAAAGTAGATGAAATAAAACAACTAGTAAAAACAGTCTGTTAA
- a CDS encoding radical SAM protein: MKKVTIISNNLECDELAGYFSRLEKYFRINNWEISKDLNADLIIIVACGAIDLVYLYVKNALSDIYAKKGDYESTIIMGCQAITYRDKLQQIFDGRMIAYGEENILDEIICAKNKFSDIKTPNVYKFSDEYPNELFTIIISTGCLRRCTYCIINKAHGSIKSKKIQDICEEYAVAIKCGYKNVALSGTDTSVYGYDNGENIINLLDKLIQMDSTIQFYIENLHPHNLIKYKEEFIRLTEKNIFAYLHIPLQHVDDAILKKMGRDTVFSEIYDMVIKLKEVSPKTIIITDFIYGFPGETDAQFSKLLEFVQNDAYFDYYYIHDYSDIPGTASYNFKSKIREEEMKKRGLQIMVAFERRKKEKKSRMDSHNYRIFRNRYNIEEFIRKEKGYYICENTYQII; this comes from the coding sequence ATGAAAAAAGTTACTATAATTTCTAATAATTTAGAATGCGATGAGTTAGCAGGATATTTTAGTAGGTTAGAGAAATATTTTCGTATAAACAACTGGGAAATTAGTAAGGATTTAAATGCGGATTTGATTATCATAGTGGCTTGTGGGGCTATAGACTTAGTGTACTTGTATGTGAAAAATGCATTATCAGATATTTATGCCAAAAAGGGAGATTATGAATCTACTATTATAATGGGATGTCAAGCTATTACATATAGGGATAAGCTTCAACAAATTTTTGATGGTCGTATGATAGCATATGGAGAAGAAAATATTTTAGATGAAATAATTTGTGCTAAGAATAAATTCTCTGATATAAAAACACCAAATGTATATAAATTTTCAGATGAATACCCAAACGAATTATTTACCATTATTATTTCTACAGGTTGTTTAAGAAGATGTACTTATTGTATCATTAATAAAGCTCACGGAAGTATAAAAAGTAAGAAGATACAAGATATTTGTGAAGAGTACGCTGTTGCCATTAAATGCGGATATAAAAATGTAGCTTTATCAGGAACAGATACTTCCGTATATGGGTATGATAATGGGGAGAATATTATAAACTTACTAGACAAGTTAATACAGATGGATTCTACTATTCAATTTTATATAGAAAATCTGCACCCCCATAATTTAATAAAGTATAAAGAAGAATTTATACGATTGACGGAGAAGAATATTTTTGCCTATTTACATATACCCCTTCAACATGTTGATGATGCAATTTTAAAAAAAATGGGGAGAGATACTGTTTTTTCTGAAATATATGATATGGTAATAAAGTTAAAGGAAGTATCTCCAAAAACAATAATAATTACAGATTTCATATATGGATTTCCAGGTGAAACAGATGCACAGTTTAGTAAATTACTGGAATTTGTGCAAAATGATGCCTATTTTGATTATTATTATATTCATGATTATTCTGACATTCCAGGAACTGCTTCTTATAATTTTAAATCAAAAATTAGAGAAGAAGAAATGAAAAAACGTGGGTTGCAGATAATGGTTGCATTTGAACGGCGTAAGAAAGAAAAAAAGAGTAGAATGGATAGTCATAATTATAGAATATTTAGAAACCGATATAATATAGAGGAATTTATACGAAAAGAAAAAGGCTATTATATTTGTGAGAATACATATCAAATAATATGA
- a CDS encoding ABC transporter permease — protein MIKKVKKNIRIIKALAKLRFQNLMMFRLSFFGPFFVDASLFLIQIAVFEIIYQNISNIGGWEKAEMIIYIGTFSLINALNMVICFFGILKIPEKIKTGEMDLYLTQPVSPLLRFTFEQINPGSIPLIILSCCIITYGMRMIEHIITIKQVFAYMFWISIMFLLYYELEILFRSIAFYTTSILGLEQLEMVSIELCMQIPGTVFYGIFKVLFYGILPYGIIATFPVQSLINEMSPYQFIYGLIVVLVFTLITYTIWKRGIRHYDSIN, from the coding sequence ATGATAAAAAAAGTAAAAAAAAATATAAGAATTATTAAAGCGTTAGCTAAATTAAGATTTCAGAATCTTATGATGTTTAGATTGAGCTTTTTTGGACCATTTTTTGTTGATGCGAGTTTATTTTTAATTCAGATAGCAGTATTTGAGATAATTTATCAGAACATTTCTAATATCGGTGGTTGGGAAAAGGCGGAAATGATAATATATATAGGAACATTTTCTTTAATTAATGCATTAAATATGGTTATCTGCTTTTTTGGAATCTTAAAAATACCAGAAAAAATAAAAACTGGAGAAATGGATTTATATTTAACGCAACCAGTAAGTCCTTTATTAAGATTTACTTTCGAACAAATTAATCCTGGATCGATTCCATTAATTATTTTGAGTTGTTGTATAATCACATATGGTATGAGGATGATTGAACACATAATAACAATAAAACAAGTTTTTGCATATATGTTTTGGATTTCGATTATGTTTTTACTATATTATGAATTGGAAATCCTATTTCGTTCAATTGCATTTTACACGACTTCAATATTGGGTCTAGAACAATTGGAAATGGTAAGTATAGAATTATGTATGCAGATACCGGGAACAGTATTTTATGGAATATTTAAAGTTCTATTTTACGGAATTTTACCATATGGCATTATAGCAACGTTTCCAGTGCAAAGCTTAATAAATGAAATGTCTCCATATCAGTTTATATATGGTTTAATAGTTGTACTTGTATTTACATTGATTACTTATACTATATGGAAAAGAGGTATTAGGCATTACGACAGTATTAATTGA
- a CDS encoding ABC transporter ATP-binding protein, with protein sequence MAVIEVKDLTKIYKRYVKKEGILESVKGLFTRQYVPKRAVDGITFSINQGEFVGLIGPNGAGKTTLIKMLTGIISPTSGEINVLGYYPNDLKPEFKKKYAIVMGQKSQLFYELTVNDTLRLYKEIYDISEERFCQNRKYFADLLGINRLLDVQVRTLSLGERMKMELMVALMHEPEILFLDEPTIGLDAIAAKQIREYLKVINKEKNVTILLTSHYMEDIKSMCQRTIVINNGSKIYDGNTSYLFEKYQKNKCINVLFDNNLELNLGLEVEIIVDKPSKKIIVVDQENAGRVIREILKYNPRDISIETEDIGTIVERIYQEGSNDYEQVH encoded by the coding sequence ATGGCGGTTATAGAAGTAAAGGATTTAACAAAGATTTATAAAAGATATGTAAAAAAGGAAGGAATATTAGAAAGTGTTAAAGGATTGTTTACAAGGCAATATGTCCCAAAACGGGCGGTTGATGGAATAACTTTTTCAATTAACCAAGGAGAATTTGTAGGTCTTATAGGACCTAATGGAGCAGGAAAAACAACATTGATAAAAATGTTGACGGGGATAATTAGTCCAACATCTGGTGAGATTAATGTGTTAGGATACTATCCAAATGATTTGAAACCTGAATTTAAAAAAAAATATGCAATTGTCATGGGACAAAAAAGCCAGTTATTTTATGAACTTACAGTAAATGATACATTACGATTGTACAAAGAAATTTATGACATTTCTGAGGAGAGATTTTGTCAAAATAGGAAATATTTTGCTGATTTACTAGGAATAAATCGCTTATTGGATGTACAAGTACGAACATTATCATTAGGAGAGAGAATGAAAATGGAATTAATGGTTGCATTGATGCATGAACCTGAAATTTTATTTTTGGATGAGCCTACAATAGGTCTTGATGCTATAGCAGCTAAGCAGATTAGAGAATATTTAAAAGTCATTAATAAAGAAAAAAATGTAACTATACTTTTAACATCTCATTATATGGAAGATATTAAAAGTATGTGTCAAAGAACTATAGTTATAAATAATGGTAGTAAGATATACGATGGAAATACTTCGTATCTTTTTGAAAAGTATCAAAAGAATAAGTGTATAAATGTTCTGTTTGATAATAATTTAGAATTAAATTTAGGGTTGGAAGTAGAAATAATTGTAGATAAGCCATCAAAAAAGATAATTGTAGTTGATCAAGAAAATGCCGGTAGAGTAATTAGAGAAATATTGAAATATAATCCTAGAGATATCTCGATTGAAACAGAAGATATAGGAACTATTGTTGAGCGGATTTACCAAGAAGGGAGCAATGATTATGAACAAGTACATTGA
- a CDS encoding Mu transposase domain-containing protein: MDFQNYSIPYEYVRKKVDIRYTKSSIEVYYKGNRICSHKRFYGRRRQYSTILEHMPVNYHLYSEWDKARFLKWASGIGESTYQVIHGIFDSYRVKEQAYKGFLSLLKLADKYTSERLEHACKVALERIPSPRYKNIRLILESSNDKAASPSSQSSEMIHNESYSLVRGASYYGGGSHEK; encoded by the coding sequence ATAGATTTCCAGAACTATTCAATCCCTTATGAGTATGTGCGTAAGAAAGTGGATATACGGTACACTAAGAGCAGTATTGAGGTTTATTACAAAGGGAATCGGATCTGCAGCCATAAACGCTTTTATGGCCGCCGCAGGCAGTACTCCACGATTCTGGAGCACATGCCTGTCAACTATCACTTGTACAGTGAATGGGATAAGGCAAGATTCCTGAAGTGGGCATCTGGTATCGGTGAGTCAACCTATCAGGTGATCCATGGGATCTTTGATTCCTACCGGGTCAAAGAGCAGGCTTATAAGGGATTCCTGTCTCTCCTGAAACTGGCTGATAAATATACTTCAGAAAGATTGGAACATGCTTGCAAAGTAGCTTTGGAGCGAATTCCCAGCCCGCGATATAAAAATATCCGCCTGATTCTGGAATCTAGTAATGACAAGGCTGCTAGCCCATCAAGTCAATCTTCTGAGATGATCCATAACGAAAGCTATTCCCTGGTCCGTGGGGCTTCTTATTACGGAGGCGGCAGCCATGAAAAATAA
- a CDS encoding ABC transporter permease, whose product MNKYIEVMKVYFKVQFIWRADVLFSVFFSVTRIIFAYLLWNAIFAGESMINGFSLNSMMSYYIIQSFLSQMDMSKKISTEISMSVRQGTFTKYLILPINTEGYFISMMLGKIPSYLVWDILSAMVWVLVFRIDFVFITNLSAIIGALCLIVLGFLFMIQLNFLLGILVFKYEEISTFLLIKDNVVLLVTGGIIPLALFPEWILNIMKMLPFYYITYLPSMIFIGQSCVNEIITGLIVMIFWCGMMQISIIKYWKNNVKMYDGVGI is encoded by the coding sequence ATGAACAAGTACATTGAGGTAATGAAAGTTTACTTTAAGGTACAATTTATTTGGAGAGCAGATGTATTGTTTAGTGTTTTTTTTTCAGTCACAAGGATAATATTTGCATATTTACTATGGAATGCTATATTTGCAGGGGAATCTATGATAAATGGTTTCTCTCTAAATAGTATGATGTCATATTATATAATACAATCCTTTTTATCACAAATGGATATGTCCAAAAAAATAAGTACGGAAATTTCCATGAGCGTAAGACAAGGAACATTCACAAAGTATTTAATTTTGCCAATAAATACGGAAGGCTATTTTATATCTATGATGCTAGGGAAAATTCCAAGTTACTTAGTATGGGACATTTTATCTGCGATGGTTTGGGTCTTAGTTTTTAGAATCGATTTTGTTTTCATTACCAATCTGTCAGCTATTATAGGTGCATTATGTTTGATAGTGCTGGGATTCTTATTTATGATACAATTAAATTTTTTGTTAGGTATCTTAGTTTTTAAATATGAAGAAATAAGTACGTTTCTACTAATTAAGGATAATGTTGTGTTATTGGTAACGGGAGGAATTATACCGTTAGCGCTATTTCCAGAATGGATACTTAATATTATGAAAATGTTGCCATTCTACTATATTACTTATTTGCCATCCATGATTTTTATAGGACAGAGCTGTGTGAATGAAATAATTACTGGCTTAATAGTGATGATATTTTGGTGTGGAATGATGCAAATTTCTATAATTAAGTACTGGAAAAACAATGTTAAGATGTATGATGGGGTAGGTATATGA
- a CDS encoding bifunctional 3-deoxy-7-phosphoheptulonate synthase/chorismate mutase, whose protein sequence is MDNDMKTLNIYKRQFKEINKQMDGNVILAGPCAVESYEQMSKVAQCISRHSLKYIRGGAYKPRTSPYSFQGLGKEGLHILKAVCDEYNLIGVTEILDIRDLDDIQSCVDILQVGARNMYNYPLLKELGKLKKTVLLKRGFMSTYKELMLAAEYILNNGNDNIIICERGIRTFETSTRNTLDLSIVALIKEDTEIPVIVDLSHSLGRKDIIVPMAKASVAAGANGLMVEVHPNPDKALSDQKQQLSINEFENVLKNLKL, encoded by the coding sequence ATGGATAATGATATGAAAACGTTAAATATTTATAAAAGACAGTTTAAAGAAATTAATAAGCAAATGGATGGGAATGTGATTTTGGCAGGCCCTTGTGCAGTAGAGTCATATGAGCAAATGTCAAAAGTAGCACAATGTATTTCAAGACATTCTTTGAAATACATTAGAGGAGGTGCTTATAAACCTAGAACCTCTCCGTATAGTTTTCAAGGCCTAGGTAAAGAAGGTCTACATATTTTAAAAGCAGTATGTGATGAATACAATTTGATTGGCGTTACGGAGATTTTGGATATTCGCGATTTGGATGACATTCAAAGTTGTGTAGATATATTGCAAGTTGGAGCAAGAAATATGTATAATTATCCATTATTAAAAGAACTTGGAAAATTAAAGAAAACTGTTTTATTAAAAAGAGGCTTTATGTCTACATATAAAGAATTAATGTTAGCAGCAGAATATATCCTTAATAACGGAAATGATAACATTATTATTTGTGAAAGAGGAATAAGAACATTCGAAACATCAACGAGGAATACTTTAGATTTATCAATTGTAGCACTTATAAAAGAAGACACTGAAATTCCAGTTATTGTTGACTTGAGTCATTCTCTTGGGCGAAAGGATATTATTGTTCCCATGGCTAAGGCCTCTGTCGCTGCAGGGGCAAATGGACTTATGGTTGAAGTACATCCTAATCCAGATAAGGCATTATCAGATCAAAAACAACAATTGTCGATAAATGAATTTGAAAATGTGTTAAAGAATTTAAAATTATGA
- a CDS encoding radical SAM protein has protein sequence MKVSSFGYTYIMNDFCILPELCNFSCDYCIYSNATVEQKSIPYKISKYYDKSGDNIEFFDYVANVLMNSTQCFPTPILRICGGELFLLKNIMYLLRKIHEKFETVQIISNGFFLTPYILSEIKELGNCVLHISLDGHTQELNAHRVHSSYQQEIILNNINHIIKLGIPLEIASCLTDRNTKDYEEVVKFFNDIEGDILLLPFPVRGKGSEMFVPSKQDQKQLFKILERYDLYSKVLPPIKYVESLMNYYENGYRNIKCYIPKAIVQTFYNGDIYSCCMDWSVRVANINSQNRKEIIEQIQKNRIYNIYDMFPPKLRSCRECFTVSEIINLYFEGKISDKELCNMQLFSGKTTLKMMNELRKEIIKNVK, from the coding sequence TTGAAAGTATCTAGTTTTGGCTATACATATATAATGAATGATTTTTGTATATTACCTGAATTATGTAATTTTAGTTGCGATTACTGTATATACTCGAATGCAACAGTAGAGCAGAAAAGTATTCCATATAAAATTTCAAAGTATTATGATAAATCGGGTGATAATATAGAATTTTTTGACTATGTTGCAAATGTCTTGATGAATAGTACGCAGTGCTTTCCAACTCCAATATTAAGAATTTGTGGTGGAGAACTTTTTCTTTTAAAAAATATCATGTATTTATTAAGAAAAATACATGAAAAATTTGAGACAGTACAAATTATTAGTAATGGTTTTTTTTTAACACCTTACATACTATCAGAAATTAAGGAACTTGGTAATTGTGTGTTACATATATCATTAGATGGGCATACACAAGAGTTAAATGCACATAGAGTACATAGTAGCTACCAGCAAGAGATTATATTGAATAATATCAATCATATAATTAAATTGGGAATCCCGTTAGAAATAGCATCATGTTTAACGGATAGAAATACAAAAGATTATGAAGAAGTTGTTAAGTTTTTTAATGATATAGAAGGGGATATTTTGTTGCTACCGTTTCCGGTAAGGGGAAAAGGAAGTGAAATGTTTGTTCCATCGAAACAGGATCAAAAACAGTTATTCAAAATTCTTGAACGGTATGATTTATATAGCAAAGTATTGCCTCCTATAAAATATGTTGAAAGTTTAATGAATTATTATGAAAATGGATATAGAAATATAAAATGTTATATCCCTAAAGCCATTGTACAAACATTTTATAATGGAGATATTTATTCGTGTTGTATGGACTGGAGTGTGCGTGTTGCAAATATTAATTCTCAAAATAGAAAAGAGATTATAGAACAAATTCAAAAAAATAGAATTTATAATATATATGACATGTTTCCACCTAAGTTAAGAAGTTGTAGAGAGTGTTTTACGGTTTCTGAAATTATTAATCTCTATTTTGAAGGTAAAATAAGTGATAAAGAGCTATGTAATATGCAACTGTTTTCTGGAAAAACAACTTTAAAAATGATGAACGAGTTACGTAAAGAGATAATAAAAAATGTAAAATAG
- a CDS encoding glycosyltransferase family 2 protein, whose product MKISIIIPTFNKLPRLKLTITSLLCQKISKEKYEVIFINDGSTDDTDAYFMSSNFQFNYQYYKVNNVGRAAARNIGIRHSKFDLLLFIDDDLILSPNFIQEHLNIQEKNTKIVHGRIYNLNSLRFFKDPSTGEFYDEIKHIRNYHNLLKMCINQEDIYSSFDAKISSKGKVSTFEDVIENIYKMNSKFRWLMFNGGNTSIPKSWVEELSGFDEQFGILWGCEDLELGYRLYQQGKEFAYSYLAANFHMTHYRKNYKLEHHKTLEHFYSKHQDISIIAFEKFVEGKWNKQEFLNYCRNYID is encoded by the coding sequence ATGAAAATAAGTATAATTATACCAACATTCAATAAATTACCTAGACTTAAATTAACTATTACGTCTCTTTTATGCCAAAAAATCAGTAAGGAGAAGTATGAGGTAATCTTTATTAATGATGGTTCTACCGATGATACAGATGCTTATTTTATGAGTAGCAATTTTCAATTCAATTATCAATATTATAAGGTAAATAATGTTGGACGTGCCGCTGCCAGAAATATAGGTATTCGACATTCCAAATTTGATCTATTGCTTTTCATTGATGATGATTTAATATTAAGCCCTAATTTTATACAGGAACATTTAAATATACAAGAAAAAAATACTAAAATAGTACATGGAAGAATTTATAATTTAAATTCATTGCGCTTTTTTAAGGACCCGAGTACCGGAGAATTTTATGATGAAATTAAGCATATTAGAAATTATCATAACCTTTTAAAAATGTGTATAAATCAAGAGGATATTTATAGTAGTTTTGATGCAAAAATATCTTCAAAAGGTAAGGTTTCTACATTTGAAGATGTGATTGAGAATATATATAAAATGAATAGTAAATTTCGATGGCTAATGTTTAATGGGGGCAATACAAGTATTCCGAAAAGCTGGGTTGAAGAATTATCTGGGTTTGATGAGCAATTTGGAATATTATGGGGATGTGAAGATTTAGAACTTGGATATAGGCTATACCAGCAAGGGAAAGAATTTGCTTATTCATATTTAGCTGCAAATTTTCATATGACACATTATAGAAAAAATTATAAGTTAGAGCATCATAAAACATTGGAGCATTTTTATAGTAAGCATCAGGATATTTCAATTATTGCGTTTGAAAAATTCGTTGAAGGAAAATGGAACAAACAGGAGTTTTTAAACTATTGTAGAAATTATATTGATTAA